Proteins co-encoded in one bacterium genomic window:
- a CDS encoding methyltransferase domain-containing protein, which yields MDQRILNEIEHGRKIVNFAGKVWGWETPAGRERWKRRVEMLVSNVTPEMKVLEVGCGIGYLTKSLQNKKATIVSIDISYDLIEVAKSNVGIGNITFLLQNASSLGLADNLFDIVIGSSVLHHLEVDKALAEFYRVLKKEGLLVFTEPNMMNPQIAVQKNISLFKKLAGDSPDEAAFFRWLLKKKLIKHGFRDIKLKTFDFLHPETPKGLVPFMKDIGDFAESIPLISEIAGSIYIEARK from the coding sequence ATGGATCAGCGTATTCTAAACGAAATTGAACATGGGAGAAAAATAGTTAACTTTGCTGGTAAAGTTTGGGGTTGGGAAACTCCTGCTGGTAGAGAACGATGGAAGCGTAGAGTTGAGATGCTCGTTTCTAATGTTACGCCCGAGATGAAGGTGCTGGAAGTGGGTTGTGGAATAGGCTACCTGACAAAGTCGCTTCAGAATAAAAAGGCAACGATAGTATCAATTGATATTTCTTATGATTTGATTGAAGTTGCGAAAAGCAATGTTGGTATTGGCAACATTACCTTTTTGTTACAGAATGCATCCAGTTTAGGCTTAGCAGATAATTTATTTGATATAGTTATAGGAAGTTCAGTATTACATCATCTTGAAGTAGATAAAGCTTTAGCTGAATTTTACCGAGTTTTAAAGAAAGAGGGCTTGTTGGTTTTCACTGAACCTAATATGATGAATCCCCAAATTGCTGTTCAGAAGAATATTTCACTTTTTAAAAAATTAGCCGGGGATTCTCCTGATGAGGCAGCTTTTTTTCGCTGGCTATTGAAGAAAAAATTAATAAAACACGGATTTCGTGATATCAAACTTAAAACTTTTGATTTTTTGCATCCAGAGACTCCAAAGGGTTTGGTCCCCTTTATGAAAGACATAGGTGACTTTGCAGAATCAATTCCGCTTATTTCTGAAATAGCCGGGTCAATATATATTGAAGCAAGAAAATAA
- a CDS encoding glycosyltransferase family 39 protein codes for MKQKTNLIERRYICFMLALVVAAGVSFVRYRALNLNAAGASFTAFFVDYEEKTRHEHWSEMVEKEQDPFIEKIFNNQKEYSVNWGLYNFFNLPTHFFYKTFHLRGINLWLANKLLATCMGIGVALLVFLIADLFYGPLVGLISSILMAFSPHIWVLYNFSADPAQPYNLFFSLLTIYFFLLFMERNRWYFMLISGFVMGINFLFFHVGSFLIPIIIFVFCIYNVVTKRRICYIGHFFIIALIAIFSGAALNYFHSSYLNLSFNPLITYIKNYISWGPTASHTIHGIMLFDWSKLVLNTRHHIQGVFINGKTQDWHHGASLPSIPMVYNYLISLFFAIACFIHIRSRKRKDVFFFIWFLTYFAIYSFIIFVRQKNIFGELPPVFILAASSVPVVGAFLYRKRESKWMHFLLRQKIKITSKSKSIYFLAILLTVSSMGIGSFIIFRYLPSKNFYSSYRAHYKIYQHFSKKGYTDKTKIIITSAVGLPDANMMMRLFTENIPQIINLTDFGIHQSTDNKDKNKWVQMESTLKENSDKMFYCFAYLDDHMWAKYSDEAWRNIFMKIHPESIPFDIKGLDGKIIWRIYEIE; via the coding sequence ATGAAGCAAAAGACAAATTTAATAGAAAGACGGTATATCTGCTTTATGCTCGCTCTTGTAGTTGCTGCTGGAGTCAGCTTTGTTAGATATAGAGCTTTGAATCTAAATGCTGCCGGCGCCTCATTTACAGCTTTTTTTGTTGATTATGAAGAAAAAACTCGTCATGAACATTGGAGCGAAATGGTTGAAAAAGAACAAGATCCTTTTATTGAAAAAATATTCAATAACCAAAAAGAGTACTCTGTTAATTGGGGATTATATAATTTTTTTAATCTTCCAACACATTTCTTCTATAAAACATTTCATCTTAGAGGCATTAATTTATGGCTTGCAAATAAGTTATTGGCCACATGTATGGGTATAGGCGTAGCTTTGCTTGTTTTTCTAATTGCTGATTTATTCTATGGTCCTTTGGTCGGATTGATTTCAAGTATATTGATGGCATTTTCTCCGCATATATGGGTTCTTTATAATTTTAGCGCTGACCCAGCTCAACCATATAACTTGTTCTTCAGTTTGCTGACCATCTATTTTTTTCTGCTGTTTATGGAACGAAATAGGTGGTATTTCATGCTTATCTCAGGCTTTGTTATGGGAATTAATTTCTTATTTTTTCATGTTGGTTCTTTCTTAATTCCCATAATAATATTTGTTTTTTGTATATATAACGTTGTTACAAAAAGAAGGATTTGTTACATTGGGCACTTTTTTATAATCGCATTAATCGCTATCTTTTCTGGAGCTGCCTTAAATTATTTTCACTCCTCTTATTTGAATTTATCCTTTAATCCACTTATTACATATATTAAAAATTACATTTCCTGGGGACCAACGGCATCTCACACAATACATGGAATTATGTTGTTTGACTGGAGTAAGCTGGTTCTGAACACTAGGCACCATATTCAAGGTGTGTTTATTAATGGGAAAACCCAGGACTGGCATCATGGCGCTTCTCTCCCATCAATTCCGATGGTCTATAACTACCTAATCTCTCTTTTCTTTGCAATTGCTTGCTTTATTCATATTCGCAGCAGGAAACGGAAAGATGTGTTTTTCTTCATTTGGTTTCTGACTTATTTCGCCATTTATAGTTTTATTATTTTTGTAAGGCAGAAGAACATTTTTGGAGAACTCCCCCCTGTTTTTATTCTGGCAGCAAGTTCAGTGCCTGTAGTGGGTGCGTTTTTGTATAGAAAAAGAGAAAGCAAGTGGATGCATTTTCTTCTGCGTCAGAAAATAAAAATAACATCAAAAAGTAAGTCAATTTATTTCTTAGCAATTTTATTAACCGTTTCTTCTATGGGAATAGGATCTTTTATAATTTTTAGATATCTTCCAAGCAAGAATTTTTATAGTTCTTATAGAGCCCACTATAAGATTTATCAACATTTTTCTAAAAAAGGCTATACTGACAAGACAAAAATAATCATTACAAGTGCTGTCGGTTTGCCCGATGCAAATATGATGATGCGTCTTTTTACAGAGAATATTCCTCAAATTATCAATTTAACGGATTTTGGAATACATCAGAGTACAGACAATAAAGATAAGAATAAGTGGGTGCAAATGGAATCCACTCTCAAAGAAAATAGCGATAAAATGTTTTACTGCTTCGCTTACCTCGATGACCATATGTGGGCTAAGTATTCTGACGAAGCCTGGAGAAATATCTTTATGAAGATTCATCCTGAATCTATTCCTTTTGATATAAAAGGTCTTGATGGTAAAATAATTTGGCGAATTTATGAAATAGAATAA
- a CDS encoding radical SAM protein: MLPKSVSRARIGLAMWMYNLLGIRRPLTSQILVTKYCNLNCKMCFVYPLDKKEKIANTKEPTFEQLEYLIDESCKLGAQVIVPFGGEPLLRKDIGEIIKAIKQRNRYCLLYTNGTYVEEKINDLLPVDQLVISIDGDEHTNDSIRGKGVYKKAIAALELALEHGIVCRLHSCLIPETICTLEHMSALSKKYDVMINYGYCDITAFTKPAEKDISLGREDVIAFLKRYYEMKKSGVRISTPARVIKECIRIMEDWPVDNTILSKSEAKEFSKLRIPRCALASSNIYIDSDGSAYPCLPLWGKEVNPPNVYELGLRKAWNYYKKLDCHQCASIFTIEKSLFYSFDVMTLLQYISGYQFLR, encoded by the coding sequence ATGTTACCAAAATCAGTATCCAGAGCTAGAATCGGGCTTGCAATGTGGATGTATAATCTTCTTGGTATTAGAAGACCATTGACATCTCAAATTCTGGTCACTAAGTACTGCAATTTAAATTGTAAAATGTGCTTTGTCTATCCATTAGACAAAAAAGAAAAAATCGCGAATACCAAAGAACCAACTTTTGAACAATTGGAATACTTGATTGATGAATCTTGTAAACTAGGAGCTCAGGTTATTGTTCCATTTGGAGGAGAGCCTTTATTAAGAAAAGATATTGGCGAAATAATAAAGGCTATCAAACAAAGAAACAGGTATTGCCTATTGTACACCAATGGGACCTATGTAGAGGAAAAAATCAATGATTTACTACCTGTTGATCAGCTTGTAATAAGTATAGATGGAGATGAACATACTAATGATAGCATTAGAGGTAAGGGTGTTTACAAAAAAGCAATTGCAGCGCTGGAACTTGCTTTAGAACATGGTATTGTGTGTAGGTTGCACTCTTGTTTGATTCCAGAAACAATATGCACTTTAGAACATATGTCAGCTTTATCTAAGAAGTACGATGTAATGATCAATTATGGATATTGCGATATAACAGCTTTCACAAAACCAGCTGAGAAGGACATTTCGTTGGGTCGAGAAGATGTTATAGCATTTTTGAAGAGATATTACGAAATGAAAAAATCGGGAGTGCGAATATCTACCCCAGCAAGAGTGATAAAGGAATGTATTAGGATTATGGAAGATTGGCCAGTAGATAACACTATCCTTTCAAAAAGTGAGGCAAAGGAATTTTCTAAACTGAGAATACCTAGATGCGCTTTGGCATCATCCAATATTTATATTGATAGTGATGGTAGTGCCTATCCCTGTTTGCCGCTATGGGGTAAAGAGGTTAATCCTCCCAATGTTTACGAACTAGGCCTGAGGAAGGCATGGAATTATTATAAAAAATTGGACTGTCACCAATGCGCCTCGATTTTTACTATTGAGAAGAGTCTTTTTTACAGTTTTGATGTAATGACATTGCTTCAATATATTTCAGGATATCAGTTTCTCAGATGA
- a CDS encoding YfhO family protein, producing MQNRLTQCVCGINIIRSKWQAIYSRLAKRPLLSSFIIILVSSTIFGLWFKIKQLSVASSKLIYCYPLSWYGISIMQFLLIFCVLWLGLSLISLIIDQKREGIANNLLVCSLPFTAFWLSACNVKLLYPVCLFWIFSTVIIFLKIRRNKKFYDKIKEPLIVLIILASVFLVTFKSLSPLYHTSFFDAWGRIDFFLNFEHQWENAKAYDFIGNFTQQGKLGGYSQGIYMISELSSLIVLLFDIPLVDTLGKYASIKFMFFWLYVFGSYGCYLLLRYGLRLSFSPSFIGGLGFILGNAAFLSFNSTEYSIHQVPFLFLPWVLFLLNRAYSLNKSAIGILSGIGLAGLVASLSEYTLSSHPEINFLYFSFCNSYNIYLAFLLFKRNPFKLKSIPQFFINIAIFPIIHMVSLSYKLIPLFNSLIGREYALYDSNPYAGLPWDSSLVHWSTFFFRIRENVITTRLVSPIANPPIFFFTSQFVMLMIYSAVIIFCLHILSKLFKNRAGCSQNASIGNSFFFLATLLFLGINMAIGTHSWLSELMRFTGRLRVHDFIRMNIFYFFFALVGAMIGLDYMLKLKRLKIVNIVFIVYILNLIFVYFLPSSPKHPEKIYLDICILTGIYLLIYSSIRFKDINLQCLIKLMLISVALLSFFTIDARVTKLVIEKNNKQLKSKDNIYTSFRTAVTYLKNNQHDKASFKYLERKLNKFNQKVEATKKDKTELYLKKIISKETYKETMDYYKKIKNILDKNYTNQLQLFEAIAPEIDNFYMNYGPIQIVIGASPAAWAPLIVDTYNAVQFYLPDKYNLIVNTSGSTQSTLLPVGKNSELSAGLFYGLGPAFPSIDVSFHLKSLYPDLLANRHPGETAYHCWPIELKHLISKNFSDTLGRPKMKDVKKLTPMALKNMPDIKKLLNIYGVDYVMYLKYYLRMSEKEHIGPGALFDVDNLKKMGFIPLRLPESYRFTPRFNEHYEMGVLENTQSYGKAYIARWVKVIKPSENLVNLKKYSYFNKWPLSEDLIYNFSHHMSSIPDNMWRSVLIESSESEDYSDVPYINATDNKVKIVKIIGSKAVFEVECGKDNSWFVYNTAALKGWRAFLGAKEIQIHKANLGFIGVKLNKGKHFLWMEYKPLSSNIGFVVTFLGWILVFLCLIFKLPYVFIQTKTE from the coding sequence ATGCAAAATCGATTAACACAGTGTGTATGTGGTATTAATATTATCCGTTCAAAGTGGCAGGCTATATACTCAAGGCTGGCAAAGAGGCCGTTGCTCAGTTCTTTCATTATAATTCTTGTTTCATCTACAATATTCGGACTGTGGTTCAAGATTAAACAGTTATCAGTAGCTTCCAGCAAATTAATATATTGTTATCCTCTGAGCTGGTATGGTATCTCCATCATGCAATTCTTATTGATTTTTTGTGTTTTGTGGCTGGGGCTGAGTTTAATTAGTTTAATTATTGATCAAAAAAGAGAGGGAATAGCAAATAATCTATTGGTTTGTTCATTACCTTTCACTGCGTTCTGGCTATCGGCCTGTAATGTTAAACTTCTGTATCCTGTATGTTTGTTTTGGATATTTTCAACAGTTATTATATTTTTAAAGATTCGCCGGAATAAAAAGTTCTACGATAAGATAAAAGAGCCGCTTATTGTTTTAATAATTTTAGCAAGTGTATTTCTAGTAACATTCAAAAGTCTTTCACCTCTTTATCATACAAGTTTTTTTGATGCATGGGGCAGGATTGATTTTTTTCTAAATTTCGAGCATCAATGGGAGAATGCAAAGGCATATGATTTCATAGGTAATTTTACACAGCAGGGCAAGCTTGGCGGCTATTCACAGGGTATCTACATGATCAGCGAATTATCCTCATTAATTGTTTTATTGTTTGATATTCCTTTAGTAGATACGCTGGGTAAATATGCTTCAATCAAGTTTATGTTTTTTTGGTTATATGTATTTGGTTCCTATGGATGTTATCTCTTGCTTCGTTACGGACTAAGATTATCCTTTTCACCTTCATTTATAGGCGGACTGGGATTTATTCTTGGTAATGCAGCATTTTTGTCTTTTAACAGCACAGAGTATTCTATTCATCAGGTTCCATTTCTCTTTCTTCCATGGGTTTTATTTTTACTTAATCGTGCTTACTCGCTAAATAAGTCTGCTATAGGTATATTGAGTGGTATAGGGCTGGCAGGGCTGGTGGCAAGTCTTTCTGAATACACACTGAGCTCTCATCCTGAGATAAATTTTCTCTATTTCTCTTTCTGCAATTCATATAATATTTACTTAGCGTTTCTTCTATTTAAGAGAAATCCTTTCAAGCTAAAGTCAATCCCCCAATTTTTTATAAATATAGCAATTTTCCCAATCATTCATATGGTAAGTTTGTCCTATAAATTGATACCTCTGTTTAACTCATTGATAGGAAGAGAATATGCTTTGTATGATTCTAACCCTTACGCAGGGCTGCCTTGGGACTCATCATTAGTACATTGGTCAACCTTCTTTTTCAGAATCAGGGAGAATGTAATAACAACCCGGCTTGTTAGTCCGATTGCTAATCCGCCAATATTCTTTTTTACAAGCCAGTTTGTGATGTTAATGATTTATAGCGCAGTTATTATTTTTTGTTTACATATTTTAAGTAAATTATTCAAGAACAGAGCAGGTTGCAGTCAGAATGCATCAATAGGGAATTCTTTCTTTTTTCTGGCGACACTGCTTTTTTTAGGTATAAACATGGCTATTGGAACACATTCATGGTTATCAGAATTAATGAGATTTACAGGTCGTCTTAGAGTTCATGATTTTATCAGAATGAATATATTTTATTTCTTTTTTGCTTTAGTGGGAGCTATGATTGGGCTTGATTATATGCTTAAATTAAAAAGGCTAAAGATTGTTAACATAGTTTTCATTGTATATATATTGAATCTGATATTTGTGTACTTCTTACCATCATCTCCGAAGCACCCTGAGAAAATATATTTGGATATATGCATTTTAACTGGGATATATTTACTGATTTATTCATCAATAAGGTTTAAAGATATTAACCTGCAATGTTTGATTAAATTAATGCTTATTTCTGTTGCGCTCTTATCATTTTTTACCATTGATGCTCGTGTTACTAAATTAGTAATAGAAAAAAATAATAAACAACTAAAATCAAAGGATAATATATATACCTCCTTTCGCACTGCTGTTACGTATTTAAAAAACAATCAGCATGACAAAGCGAGTTTCAAATATTTAGAGCGAAAGCTAAATAAATTTAACCAAAAAGTTGAAGCAACAAAAAAAGACAAGACGGAATTGTATCTTAAAAAAATCATTTCGAAAGAAACTTATAAAGAAACTATGGATTATTATAAAAAGATCAAAAATATTCTTGATAAAAATTATACTAATCAGCTCCAACTTTTTGAAGCAATTGCCCCTGAGATAGATAATTTCTATATGAATTATGGTCCGATACAGATAGTAATTGGGGCATCTCCCGCAGCTTGGGCGCCTTTAATAGTTGACACCTATAATGCAGTTCAGTTTTATCTCCCTGACAAATACAATCTTATAGTCAACACTTCGGGAAGTACTCAGTCTACATTATTGCCGGTCGGCAAAAATTCTGAATTGTCAGCAGGGCTTTTCTACGGTCTTGGTCCGGCTTTTCCCTCAATAGATGTTAGCTTCCATTTAAAGAGCCTTTACCCTGATCTTTTAGCTAACAGGCATCCAGGAGAAACAGCCTATCATTGCTGGCCAATAGAATTAAAACACCTTATTTCAAAGAATTTTTCCGATACTCTGGGCAGACCAAAAATGAAGGATGTGAAAAAATTAACGCCGATGGCGTTAAAAAATATGCCGGATATTAAAAAACTTTTAAACATTTATGGCGTGGATTACGTTATGTACCTTAAATATTATCTTAGGATGAGTGAGAAGGAGCATATAGGGCCCGGAGCTCTTTTCGATGTAGATAATCTTAAGAAGATGGGCTTTATACCTTTGAGATTGCCAGAATCTTACAGATTTACACCCAGATTTAATGAGCATTATGAGATGGGAGTTTTAGAGAACACTCAATCCTATGGCAAGGCATATATTGCCAGGTGGGTAAAAGTGATCAAGCCGAGTGAAAATTTAGTAAATCTAAAAAAATACAGTTATTTTAATAAGTGGCCTCTTTCAGAAGATTTGATATATAATTTTTCACATCATATGTCCAGCATACCGGATAATATGTGGAGGTCAGTTTTAATAGAGTCATCAGAATCTGAGGATTATTCAGATGTGCCATATATTAACGCTACAGATAATAAGGTAAAGATAGTAAAAATTATTGGTTCAAAGGCGGTATTTGAGGTAGAATGCGGAAAAGATAATAGTTGGTTTGTTTATAATACAGCTGCTTTAAAGGGGTGGAGAGCTTTTTTAGGCGCAAAAGAGATTCAGATACATAAAGCAAATCTAGGATTTATAGGAGTAAAGTTAAATAAAGGCAAGCATTTTTTGTGGATGGAGTACAAGCCGCTTTCAAGCAATATAGGTTTTGTCGTAACTTTTCTTGGTTGGATTCTTGTGTTTTTGTGTTTGATTTTTAAGTTGCCTTATGTGTTCATACAGACTAAAACGGAATAA